TGCGCCATCGTCACCTCGACCACGTGCCCCCGGGGGCAGTCGTACGTGATCATCTGGCGCGGGGCGAACTCGACACCGCGGTCATCCTCGAAGCTGACCCCACCCAGCCCCGAACCACGCAGTACGCGATTAGACATGTCAAACCTCCGAGATCGTCATCCGTGCCAACGGTCGGCCGGCCCGGATCATTCCCATTTTGGCATGTCCGAGCCATATGTACGCACCTGACAACACCGTCGTCACCCGCTGTCATCACTTGTTCACAAATCACCGCGTGTCGCGGCGCCGCGCCGGTGCACCCGACGTACGACGTCCTGGATCGGTGTCCGGTTCACAGACAGTTGCCAGGAAGTGAGGATCTCTTCCTCAGCAATCGTCCCTAACGTCAGCGACCATGGTGCTACCCCGCCACAAGCTCCGTGGCCTCAGCTTCGTGAACGTGGCCCTGGTGGCCATCGTCGCGGTGATCGCTCTCACCGCGTACTTCCTGTTCTTCAAGAAGGATCCGCCGGCCGCCGGCGTGACCCGCCCGACGGTCGCCGTGCAGCGCGGCGACGTCACCGCGAGCGTCAGCTCCAGCGGCACCCTGCAGAGCTCGCAGACCGCCTCGCCGCAGTTCGAGACGTCGGGCACGGTCACGCAGGTGCTGGTCAAGGTCGGTCAGGTGGTGGCCAAGGGCGCGGCGATCGCGAAGGTCGACCCGTCGGCGGCCGAGCGGCAGCTCCGGATCGCGCAGCAGAACCAGATCGCGTCGGTGAACTCGGTCACAGCGGCCGAGGAGACCCTGCGCGACGCTCAGGACGCGCTCGACGCGGCCGAGGAAGCCTCCGCCTCACCTTCACCCACACCTACCTCCGGGGGCAGTCAGCAGACCCAGTCTCAGGGTCAAGGGCAGAGTCAGAGCCCGCAGGTTGCCGTCAGCAACGCCGAGGCGAGCCTGGCCAAGGCGAAGGCGGACAAGGAGCAGGCCGACCAGAACGTCGATGCCGCCCAGGCCGCCGTCGACGCGACCACGCTGAAGGCGCCGATCGCCGGGACGATCACCGCGATCAACGGCTCGGTCGGCTCGGTTTCCGGTGGGTCGAGCTCAGGCAGTGGGTCCAGCTCGGGGTCCAGTTCAGGGACGGGCAGTTCGGGTTCGGGGAGCAGCGCGCAGGGCTCTACCTCAAGTCAAGGTTCAGGCTCCACGAGTACGGGCTTCGTCGATATCGCCGACCTGAAGACGCTGCAGGTGGTCGCCGCGTTCGCGGAGGCGGACGCGATCAAGATCAAGGCCGGTCAGTCCGCGACCGTGACGCTGAACGCCGAGCCGGGTACGACCTTCACCGCCTCGCTCGCCTCGGTTTCGCCGACGCCGACCACGACGAACGGCGTCGTCTCGTACTCGGCCACGTTCAGCCTGGCGAAGCTGCCGGCGAACGCGCGGATGGGTCAGACGGCCAATGTCACGGTCCAGACCGCGAAGGCGGCGAACGCGTTGTACGTGCCGAGTACGGCGATCAGCACCAGCGGGACGACGTACACGGTGACGATGGCGAACGGCGGCGGCACCCGGGAGATCAAGGTCGGCGTCCGCGGCGACAGCTTCACCCAGGTCACGTCCGGTCTGAACGAGGGCGACGAGATCGAGCTGCTGCAGGGCGCGATCGGCGGCACCCAGACCGGCCAGGGCCGGACAGGTCAGCAGGGGCAGCCGGGTGGCGGTCAGTTCCCGGCCGGCGGGCTGGGCGGCGCGGGTACGGGCGCGGGGAACGGCGGCGCGGGTGGTTTCCGTGGTCGCTGACGCCCTGATCGACATCCGGGACGTCACCAAGACGTACGGCAGCGGTGAGACGGCCGTGCACGCGCTCCGGGGCGTTTCGCTGCGGGTCCAGGCCGGTGAGTACGTGGCGGTGATGGGATCGTCCGGATCCGGCAAGTCCACGTTGATGAACATCCTCGGCTGCCTCGACGTACCGTCGCGCGGGGAGTACTGGCTGGACGGCAGCAACGTCGCGCGGCTGAGCGAGGACCAGCAGGCACTCGTCCGCGGCCGGAAGATCGGCTTCATCTTCCAGTCGTTCAACCTGATCCCGCGGACGACCGCGCTCGCGAACGTCGAGCTGCCACTCACGTACGCGCACCTGCGCCGCGCCGAGCGTCGCCGGCGGGCGGGGCGGGCGTTGGAGCTGGTCGGCCTCGCGGACCGTACCGGGCACCGCCCGAACGAACTGTCCGGCGGCCAGCAGCAGCGGGTCGCGATCGCCCGCGCGCTGGCGACCGGCCCGCGGATCCTGCTGGCCGACGAACCGACCGGGAACCTGGATGCGCACTCGACCGCGGAAGTGCTCGCGATGTTCGACGACCTGCACGCGGACGGCCGGACGATCGTGGTGATCACCCACGAGCACGACGTGGCGGCGCGGGCGCGGCGGCTGGTGCAGGTGTCCGACGGCCGGATCGTCGCCGACGAGGTGACCCGCTGATGTCGCCACGCGACCTGATGGGCGCGGCATTGCGCGGTCTGACCGCGAACAAGCTGCGTTCGTTGCTGACCGTCCTCGGGGTGTCGATCGGCGTCGGCGCGGTCATCGTGCTGGTTGCGGTCGGCAACGGTTCGGGCAAGGCGGTGCAGTCCCGGCTGGAGGCGATGGGTACGAACCTGCTGACCGTTTCCACGACCGGCGGCGGTGGTGGCTTCCTGCGCGGACAGGCCGGGCCGGCCAACCAGCAGTACAGCCTGACGCTCGACGACGCGGCCGCGCTCGCGGACAAACGGCTCGCGCCGGACGTGGCCTCGGTCGCGCCGGTGATGACCAGCTCCGGTACGGCGACCAACGGCGACACCAGCTACACCGTGAACCAGGTGATCGGTACGACTCCGGATTACCTGCCCGCGACGAACACGCCCGTACAGCTCGGGCAATCGTTCACGCAGGCGGACGTGGACGCGTCACGGCGGGTCATCCTGCTGGGCCAGACCGCGGCGACCGAACTGTTCACCCGGCCGGCGGCCGCGGTCGGCCAGACGATCAAGCTCGGCGCCGTCGACTTCACCGTCCTCGGTGTCCTCGCGAGCAAGGACAGCACCGGCTTCAACGACCCGAACGCGACCGCGATCGTCCCGATCACCACGCTCCGCGCGACCCAGGCCGGGTACGGGGCGCTGAGCCAGATCGTCGTCCAGGCAGCGGCCACGGACCGCGTCGACACCGCCCAGGCCGAGGTCACTCAGCTGCTGACCGCGCGGCATCAGGTACCGGCGACGGAGACCTCGCCGTTCCGGATCACGAACTCGGCGCAGATCCTGCAAACCAGCCAGGACACCGCCGCGACCTTCACCGCGCTGCTGGCCACCGTCGCCGCGATCAGCCTGGTCGTCGGCGGGATCGGCGTCACCAACATCATGCTGGTCACGGTCACCGAACGAACCCGCGAGATCGGCATCCGGAAGGCGCTCGGCGCGCGGCGGCGGACGATCCTCGGCCAGTTCCTGATCGAGGCGACGCTGCTCAGCCTGATCGGTGGTGGCGTCGGGGTCGGGGTGGCGCTGATCGTCACCCGCTTCCAGCTCGCCGGCGTCCAGCCGGTACTGGTGCCGTCGTCGATCGGACTCGCGCTCGGCGTGTCCGCGGCCGTCGGCCTGTTCTTCGGCAGCATGCCGGCCCACCGAGCCGCCGGCCTCCGTCCCATCGACGCACTACGACACGAGTGAGGGTCCATTCATGAGTAACCAGACACCCGACGACTTCGCCCAGATCGGGTCCGACGAGGAGGTCGAGGCCGCGCTGAAGCCGAAGAAGACGCTCAACCTGCCGCTGGCGACCGCCGTCCTGGCCGGGATCGTGGTGCTGGCCGTCGGGCTGGCGGGCGGCGCCGGACTGCACTCCGCGTTTGCGTCGGACGCCACCTCCAACCAGGCCCAGGCCGGGAGTCGCGGTGGAGCTGGGGCGTACGGCGGCTATGGCTTGCGTGGTCAGAACGGTACGGGTCAAGGCGAGCGGCAGTTCCCTGGCGGGCAAGGCGGTGGCACGGCCGGGACGGTTGTGTCGGCGAGCGCGTCCGAGCTGGTCGTCAAGACCCAGTCCGGCAACGTGACCGTCAAGCTGACCGGTGACACCACCTACGAAATCACCACCAAGGGCACCGCCGCCGACCTGAAGTCCGGCGAGCAGGTGGTCGTCACCGGCCAGTCCACGAACGGCACCATCACCGCGAACAGCGTCCGCCAAGGGGCTTTCGGCAACTTCCGCGGCACCCCGGGCGCCACCCCTTCACCGAGGTAACGGCGGCGGCTCCGGGTGGTCAGCGGCGGGTGGCGACGAGGGCGACTGCTGTCGAGTCGAGGGTGAACTCGCCGCCGACGGCGTCGATCGCGGCGGCGGTGCGGGCCAGGATGGTGTCCAGTTTGCCGGCGTCGGCCAGGGGTTTGGCGAGGCCGGACGTGCGTAGCTGGTCGAGCCATTCGTCGCGGGTGTAGTCGCGGGACCACGGAAATGTCGGTCGGTCGAGGTCGGTGAATGCGCCGGTGGCGGTCAGGCCTTCGGCAGCTCGGTCCAGGAACGTCTCGTAGGCGCCGAGGGGTGAGGCGGCAACCGGCGAGCTGATGGGGGAGTCGGGGAGTACCTCGCGGTAGATGTCGGCGAAGGCTCGGCCCAGGTCGGCGGGCGGCTGCAGGACGTACCAGAAGACCGCGAAGCGGCCGCCCGGGCGGAGGACCGCGGCTGCCTTCGCGGGCCCGGTCGCGGGGTCGATCCAGTGCCAGGTCATCCCGGCGATGAGCGCGTCGAACGTACGGCCGGCTGGATTCCAGGTTTCGAACGGCGAGACCTCCACTTCGACGCCGGTGGTTCGCGCGTACGCCGCCATCCGCTCGTCGATCTCCACCCCGAGCACCCGGCACCCGGCCGCCTGCAACTGCCGCGCCGCGATCCCGGTCCCACACCCGACATCAAGCACCTCCGGCCCGGGCGCCGAGGAGGCGACCGCACCGATCAACGCATCCGGGTACCGCGGCCGCGCCCGGTCGTACAGCGCCGCGTCCGCCCCGAACGACTCAGCCATATCCCGCCGCCGATGCGGCTCACCCCGCGAGTCCCTCCTCGCCGGGGCCGGCTCGGGTGTGGTGGGGTTGGTGGGTGGTTCTGGCGATAGAGTGGGCATGTGCCCACGATAGTGGGCGAGTGCCCACTTAAATCAAGGGAAGGTTTGCATGCCGACCGGTGTCGCGTTGCGGGATGCTCGGGAGCAATTGTTCGACGCGGCCGAGCGGGTGCTCCTGCGGGAGGGGCCGGACGGGCTGACCAGCCGGGCGGTGACCACCGAGGCAGGGTGCGCGAAAGGTGTGCTGCACAAGTACTTCACCGACTTCGACGGCTTTCTCGCCGAGCTCGTACTGGATCGCATCCGCCGGCTCGACGGTCAGGCCGAAGTGCTGCTCAAGTCCGCCGGGCAGGGGAGCGTGGCCGGGAATCTGACCGCGATGCTCACCGAGCTGTTCGGGTCGGTCGCGGTGGCGATCGTCAGTTTGACCATCTCGCGCGACAGTCTCCGGGCCCGGTTGCGGGCGGCCGTGCCGACCGGGGTGCCGATTCTCACCGAGGCCGGACAGGTGCTGCTCGACTATCTGGCGGCCGAGCAGAAGCACGGCCGTATCCCGCCCGAAGCCGACCTGAACACGCTCGGCCTGACGTTGATCGGGTCGACTCATCTGCTCTTCGCCGACCGGACCGGCACCCGCCCGACGGTCGCCGAGGTCCGCGCCTTCGTCGAGTCCGTCCTGCCCCGCTGACTCGTCCCGCCACCGGGCACAACACCTAGCCCCAGCACGACACCTCGCCCCGGCGCCGGGCACGACCCTTCGCGTGCCACCCATCCGATCCGCGGAGAGATCGGATGACTCATTGACTCCTCAGCTTGGAAAGCGCTATCTTCCGACGAAATGAGGCCTGAAAAGTACAAATCAGGCTCTTCGTAGACGGGATGTGCGGGATGAGTGGGTCTGGGATCAGGGCGCTGCGGGTGGTTGCGGTGGGACTGGGGGTGGCACTGACGGTCGCCGGGTGTGGCGGTGGCGGCGGCGGGAAGGCCGCGCAGGATCCGTCCGCTCCGCTGGAGTTGTGGGCGCGGACCACGCCCGGCGGCGACGGCGAGAAGGGCATGAAGAAGCTGGCCGCGGCGTTCGAGGCGGCGACCGGGCAGAAGGTCGAGGTGACGGCGATCTTCGACGACTTCGAGACCAAGCTGTCCCAGCGCGCGGCCCAGAAGGACCTGCCGGACATCGTCATGAACGACTCGTCCCAGCTGGGCACCATGGTCGGCCAGGGCATCGTCCGCGAGGTCGACCTGAGCGCGATCAAGGGCAGCGACCAGCTGCTGGCGCCGGCCATCGAGGCTGCTCGCGCCGCGGACGGCAAGACCTACGGCGTGCCGTACTCCGCCCAGGCTTCCGCGCTGCTGATCCGCAAGGACTGGCGCGCCAAGACCGGCCTGCCCGTCCCGGCGAATTGGGACCAGCTGGTCGCCCTCGCGAAGGCCTTCACCACCCAGGACCCGGACGGCAACGGCAAGGCGGACACGTACGGGATGGCGGTGCCCGGCTCGACCAAGCGCGGGTACGCGTCGTGGTATTTCTCGAACTTCCTCTGGGCCGGCGGCGGTGACTTCATCGCGAAGCAGCCGGACGGGAAGTACAAGCCCGCGATGACCACGCCGGAGTCGATCGCCGCGACCACGTGGTTCCGCGACCTCGCGTGTACGTCGAAGGTGATCCAGCCGGGCGCGGCGACGATGGACACGCCGCCCACCAACGAGACGTTCGAGGCCGGCAAAACCGGGATGTACGTGGTCGGCCCGTACCTGATGCCGCGCTTCGACAGCTCGCTCGGCAAGGACAAGTACGAGGTCGTGCCGATGCCGAAGGGTCCGAAGGACTCGACCGTGCTCGCCGAGGGCGGCAGCGTGTACCTGATGGCCGGCTCGAAGAACGAGGCGGCGCAGAACGCGTTCGCCGCGTACGCGATCTCCGCCGAAGGCCAGAAGATCGGGATGGAAGGCGAGAAGGCGTTCATCGTGCAGTTGCCGGTGAACAAGTCCGTCGACATCACCTCGGTACGCCCGGACCCGCGCTGGAAGCTGTACGCCGACGCGTACCGCGAGCACGGCCGGTACGCGCCCTCGATCCCGAACTGGACGGTCGTCCGGCAGAGCACCGCGGACACCGTGAACGCGCTGATCGCGGACTGTGGTCTGGACACCGGCGCCGAGCTGAAGAAGCTCGACCAGAAGCTCGGTGAGGCGCTCGGTCAGCAGGGCATCGGCGCGTCGTGAGCGTTCGCGAAGCGGCTCCGCTGACGGCCCGGGCGCCGGTCACGCGGACCTCCGCCCGGGACCGGCGGCGCCGGGGCGGCCAGTGGTGGGTGCCGTGGCTGTTCCTGGCGCCGGCCCTGGTGCTGTTCCTCTACTTCAAGTTCATCCCGATGGCGCGAGCCGTGTCGATGTCGGTGCAGGAGGTCCGGCCGTACCTGGGCAACACCTGGGTCGGCGGCGCCAACTACGCCGAGATCCTGTCCTCGGACGGGTTCCGCTCGGCCGCCTGGAACACGGTCGTGCTCGCCGTCGGGCAGACCTTCGGCTCGATGGTGCTCGGGTTCGGGCTGGCGCTGCTGGTCGAAGGGCAGACCCGCAAGCTGACCTTCATCCGGTCGGCCGCGTTCCTGCCGGTCGTCGTGCCGCTGGCGGTGACGGCGGAGCTGTGGCGGATCATGTACCACCCGACGGGCGACGGCCTGATGAACCAGGTGATCGGCCTGATCGGCCTCGGCCCGTCCGGGTTCATCAACGACCCGCATACGTCGCTGGCGTCGATCGCGGTGACCGGGATCTGGCGCGGGGCGCCGTACGACATGATGATCTTCCTCGCCGGACTGGCCGGGATCGACCGCGGGCTGTACGAGGCCGCGACCGTCGACGGCGCGTCCACCTGGCGCCGGATCGTGCATGTCACGCTGCCCGGGCTGCGGCCGGTGTTCGCGATCCTGTTCGTACTCGCGGCAGTCCGCGGATTCCGTACCTTCACCGAGGTGTTCCTGCTGACCAACGGCGGCCCGAACGGCTCGACCGAGGTCGTGATGACGCTCATCTACAAGCTCGGCCTGGAACAGAGCCGGCTCGGCGTCGGCTCGGCCGGGGCGGTGCTGCTGTTCGCGGCGACGCTCGTGCTGACGGTGTGCGTCCAGTTGCTGCGACGGAGGAGGTCCGCATGAGTGCCGCCACCGAGACCGCGCTCGGCCTGACCGAGAGCAAGGGCGTCGGCGCCAGGGTGGCGAAGTTCGTCATCTACGCGGGGCTGTTCGTCGTCTTCGCCGGCCCGCTGCTGGCACTGCTGGTCGGTTCGTTCAGCCACGTGTCGGACCCGACCCAGCTGAGCGTGGTGCCGAACCGGCCGACGCTCGGCAACTTCAGGATCGCCTTCGACCACGGCGTCCTCCGGTACCTGCTGAACTCGTTCTTCGTGGTCGGCTTCGGCCTGCTGCTGCAGGTGGCGGTGTCGGTACTGGCCGGGTACGCGCTGGCCCGCAAGGTGTTCCCGCTGATGACGCTGGTGCTGGTCGCGATCCTGGCCACGATGATGCTGCCGGAGGAGATCCTCGCGCTGCCGCTGACGCTCGTACTGGCCGATCTGCCGGTGCTGCACCTGAATCTGATGGGCACGCTGGCCGGGATGATCGTGCCGCTCGGCGCCTGGGCGTTCTCGATCCTGGTGATGACCGAGTTCATGAAGGACGTACCGCGTGAGCTCGAGGAAGCGGCCCGGATCGACGGCGCCGGCGAGCTGCGGATCTTCGCCCAGATCATCCTGCCGCTGTGCAAGCCGGCGCTCGGCGTGATCGGGGTGTTCGGCTTCACCATGATCTGGGACCAGTACCTGCTGCCGTTGCTGGTGGCGCAGAACTCGTCCTCGTACACGCTGCCGCTGGCGCTGCGGACGCTCCGGATCGACCAGGCGGTCACCCCGGGCGTCGTCCTCGCCGCGTCACTGCTCGCATTGCTTCCGTCGGTACTCGTGTTCCTGTTCTTCCAGCGTTCGTTCGCCCGGGGCCTGACCTCCGGCGCACTCAAGGGGTGAGACATGGATCGTCGTACGTTCCTCGCAACCGCCGGCCTGGCCGGCGTCACCGCGGCCGCCGGCCTGACCGCAACGCAGACCGCGATGGCCGGGACCGGAAACGGAACCAGGGCCGAGGTGGTCCGGACGCTGACTGAGCTCCGGGTCGCGATCAGCCGCGCCGTACCGGGCAGCGTGATCACCGTTGCCAATGGCACCTATGCCGTACCGGCCGGGGCACCGCTCGCGATCACCGGCAAGCGCGGGCAGCCGGACCGCCCGATCGTGATCCGGGCCGAGTCGGTCGGCGGCGTGGTACTGACCGGCGAGCAGAGTTTCGTCCTCACCGGATCGTCGGACGTCACGCTCAGCGGCTTCGCGTTCCGGCAGAGCACGACGCTGGACATCCCGCCGGACTGCCGGCGCATCCGGCTCACCCGCAACGACTTCCAACTGGCCGATCTCGACGGCCTGCACTGGGTGATGATGCGCGCGGACGACTCGACCATCGACCACAACGAGTTCCACGACAAGTCCAAGCTCGGGATCTACCTCGGCATCGAAGGCGCGGGCAGCGACCAGATGGCGCGCGGCGTACACATCACCCGCAACTACTTCCGTGACCACACCTTCCCGGGCGACAACGGCGGCGAGCCGATCCGGCTCGGGGTCAGCCCGCGGGCGCTGTCGACGGCCGGGGCAGTAGTCGAGCTGAACCTGTTCGAGCGCTGCAACGGTGACCCAGAGGCGATCTCGGTGAAGTCGTCCGGCAACACGCTCCGGCACAACACGGTCCGCGACAGCCTGGGCGGCATAGTGCTCCGGCACGGCAACGGCACCCGGGTCGACGGCAACTTCCTGCTGTCCGGCCAGAACGGGATCCGGATCTACGGCAACGACCACCTGATCGTGAACAACTACCTTGACCGGATCAGCGGCGCCGGGGTCGTGCTCGGCAGCGGCAACGTACGGGACCACTATCCGGGCGAGCCGTCCAAGTCGCGGACCGGCAACGACGCGCCGGACCGGGTACGGATCGCGCTGAACACCGTGCTGGACTGCGAGTCCGGGATCATCGGCGAAAGTCACCGTACGCTGCCGCCGCTGGAGTGTGCCGTGACGGACAATCTGTTGATGGCGGACAGCGGGCAACTGGTGAACATGCCGTTCCAGGACGGCATCTCCTGGTCGGGCAACATCCACTGGGGACAGGGCGCGGACGGCAACGCGCCGGCGGCCGCGTTCACTCGCGTCGATCCGCGGCTCGCGGCCGGTCCGGACGGCGTACGGCGCCTCGGGCCGGGCAGTCCCGCGATCGACGCGGCGTCCCGGACGTACGCCGAGGTCGACGTCGACTTGGACGGGCAGCACCGGACCCGGCGCGCGGACGTCGGCGCGGACGAGTACTCGCGGAGTGCCGTCAAGTTCCGCCCGCTGACCGCCGCGGACGTCGGGCCGCACGCGCGATGACCACCCAGCTGCGTACGGAGCAGCAGACCGCCGCCGATCAAGAGACGATCCGGTCGTACCTGGACCGGCTCCGGCTGGACCTGGTCGTGGCCGCGCGGATCACCAAGGTGCATCGGGAATGGTCGCGGCCGCTGCAACCGGATCCGTTCACCAGGCTGTACCTGATCCTCGAAGGCGAGGGCCGGCTCGTGGTGCGGGACCAGGAGCTCTACCCGAAGCCCGGTGAGCTCGTTTACCTGCCGGCCGACGTTCCGGTGTCGTACGAGACGATCAGCGACAACGTGTTCCGCAAGCACTGGCTGCACTTCTCCGCGCTGATCGGCGACCGGGACATCGGCGAGCTGCTGACCTTGCCGTACATCGTCCCGAGCAAGGCTCCGGAAGAGGCGGCGGCGCTGTTCGAACAGGTCGGTGCGGCCGACCGCGACCCGCCCGGGCTGGCGACGCCGCTGCGGCTGCGGTCCGCGTTGACCGCGCTGTTCGCGCACTTCCTGGACAGCGTGCCGCCGGGAGAGGTGCGGTTGTCGCCACAGCAGACCAGTGAGTCGGAGATAGTGCAGTACATCCAGGAGAACCTGGCCACGCTGCCGAGCGTCGAGGAGCTGGCCGGCCGGTTGGGCTACGACCTGCCGGCCTTCCTGCGGCACTTCCGGACCGAGTTCGGCCTGTCGCCGAAGCAGTACATCAAGCGGGCCAAGATCGAGTGGGCGCAGCGTGAGCTGGCGGCGACCGCGCGGCCGATGGAGGAGATCGCGGCCGCCGTCGGCATGGACCAGTCGTACTTCTCGAAGGTGTTCCGGCAGGTCAGCTCGGTGACGCCCAGCGCGTACCGAAAGCTCTACCGCTAGACGACGGTCGGCTGCCTGTTACCCGCGTCGGTGATGCCTCGGCGCATGTCGACGCGGGTCAGCAACGCCAGACCGATCACGAAGAAGATGCCGAGGGCGACGATCGCGGGCCGGTACGAGCCGGTGATCTGGTGTACGAGACCGAAAACGAGCGTGCCGAGCCAGGACGTACCGCGTTCACCGGCCTGGTACAGCGAGAAGTACTCCGCTTCGCGCCCTTTCGGAATCAATTGGCTGAACGCCGACCGGGACAAGGCCTGCGTACCACCGAGGACAATTCCGATCGCGAATCCCATCGCCAGGAACGGCCCGATCTTCCCGGCCGGCAGCAGGAAACCCGCGATCACGATCAGCATCCAGATCACCAGACCGCCGGTAATGGTCCGGTGCGCTCCGTACCGCTGCGCGACCCGCCCGAACACGATCGCGCCGAAGAACGCGACGAACTGCACCATCAGAATGGTCGCGATCAGTACCTGAGTCTGGAACCCGAGCTGCTTCTCGCCGTACGTCGACGAAACCGAGATCACGGTCTGAATACCGTCGTCGAAGAACAGGTACGCGACCAGGAACAACAGCGTCATCGGGTACGTACGAATGTGCTTCAGCGTCGCCGCCAGCTGCCCGAAACTCTGGCGTACGAGTCCGCGGCTGCGCACCGGCTCGACGCTGACCGGAGGCCGGTCCCGTAGCCGGACGAACGGGATGATCGTGAACAGGCCCCACCAAATGCCCGCGCTCAGCAGACTGAGCCGCACGGCCGTGCCCTGGCTCATCCCGAGCGCGTCGTGCGCGGTCACGACGGCAAGGTTGATCGCGAGCAGGATGAACCCGCCCGCGTACCCGAACGCCCAGGCCCGTGACGACACCGCGTCGCGCTGGTCCGGGGGAGCGATGTCGATCAGGATCGAGTCGTACACCACGAGCGCCGCGCCGAGACACAGGTTGCCGATGAAGAGCAGTAACGCGCCGAGCGCCCAGCGGCCGCCGCCGACGAACACCATGCAGCACGCGGCCAGCGCGCCGACCCACGCGAGACCGCACATCAGCAGTTTCTTGCGGGCCATCCGGTCCGCGATCGCGCCGACCACCGGCAGGAACAGCGCCGAGAACAGCGTCGCGACCGTGACCACGTAGAACGCCAGCGAGCCGGGCGAGATCGCCAGCCCGAGTACGTGCAGGTTGGTGTTGCACGGCCGGTCGGTGGTGCCCGCGTACCCGCAGGCCGCGGTCTCGGCGACCGAGGTCAGGTACGGAGCGAACAGCACCGTGCCGACGGTGGTGACATAGCCCGAGTTCGCCCAGTCGAAGAGGCTGAACCCCCAGTACTCGCGCTTGTCCACACCGTCCGGGGCGGAGAGAAGTCCCATGCGCGGAAGTGTGTCAGGTCCGGGGGACGATAGGTCGTACCTCGGGATAACAACTTCAGTGCCCGGCTAATGCCACTGCCCGCGCTGGATCAGGACGTCGCGCAGCACGTCGGTCCGGTCGGTGATGATGCCGTCGACCCCGGCGTCGAGCATCCGGCCGATCTCGTCCGGATCGTCGACCGTCCAGACGTGGATCTGTTTGCCCCGGGCATGCGCCCGTTCGATCAGTCCGGGCGTCAGTACCTTCAGCGACCCGTACCGCTCCGGGATCTGCAGGCACGCGCCGGCCGCCGGCACCCCGAAGGGCAGGAAGCGGATCAGCGCGATCTCGTACTCGCCGTACCCGGTGCACAACTCCGGCCCGAGCAGCTTTCGCATCCGGTTCACCCGGGCCTGTGAGAACGACGAGACGCACACCCGGTCGATCGCGTTGGCGCTCCGCAACACCCGCGCGGACGGTTCCAGCCCGCCCGCCGCCTTCACGTCGAGGTTGAACCGGACCTCCGGGAAGTGCTCCAGCAGCTCGTCCAGCCGCGGGATCGGCTCGTGCCCGTTGATCCGCGCCT
The genomic region above belongs to Kribbella solani and contains:
- a CDS encoding carbohydrate ABC transporter permease, with amino-acid sequence MSAATETALGLTESKGVGARVAKFVIYAGLFVVFAGPLLALLVGSFSHVSDPTQLSVVPNRPTLGNFRIAFDHGVLRYLLNSFFVVGFGLLLQVAVSVLAGYALARKVFPLMTLVLVAILATMMLPEEILALPLTLVLADLPVLHLNLMGTLAGMIVPLGAWAFSILVMTEFMKDVPRELEEAARIDGAGELRIFAQIILPLCKPALGVIGVFGFTMIWDQYLLPLLVAQNSSSYTLPLALRTLRIDQAVTPGVVLAASLLALLPSVLVFLFFQRSFARGLTSGALKG
- a CDS encoding polysaccharide lyase 6 family protein; this encodes MDRRTFLATAGLAGVTAAAGLTATQTAMAGTGNGTRAEVVRTLTELRVAISRAVPGSVITVANGTYAVPAGAPLAITGKRGQPDRPIVIRAESVGGVVLTGEQSFVLTGSSDVTLSGFAFRQSTTLDIPPDCRRIRLTRNDFQLADLDGLHWVMMRADDSTIDHNEFHDKSKLGIYLGIEGAGSDQMARGVHITRNYFRDHTFPGDNGGEPIRLGVSPRALSTAGAVVELNLFERCNGDPEAISVKSSGNTLRHNTVRDSLGGIVLRHGNGTRVDGNFLLSGQNGIRIYGNDHLIVNNYLDRISGAGVVLGSGNVRDHYPGEPSKSRTGNDAPDRVRIALNTVLDCESGIIGESHRTLPPLECAVTDNLLMADSGQLVNMPFQDGISWSGNIHWGQGADGNAPAAAFTRVDPRLAAGPDGVRRLGPGSPAIDAASRTYAEVDVDLDGQHRTRRADVGADEYSRSAVKFRPLTAADVGPHAR
- a CDS encoding helix-turn-helix domain-containing protein, yielding MTTQLRTEQQTAADQETIRSYLDRLRLDLVVAARITKVHREWSRPLQPDPFTRLYLILEGEGRLVVRDQELYPKPGELVYLPADVPVSYETISDNVFRKHWLHFSALIGDRDIGELLTLPYIVPSKAPEEAAALFEQVGAADRDPPGLATPLRLRSALTALFAHFLDSVPPGEVRLSPQQTSESEIVQYIQENLATLPSVEELAGRLGYDLPAFLRHFRTEFGLSPKQYIKRAKIEWAQRELAATARPMEEIAAAVGMDQSYFSKVFRQVSSVTPSAYRKLYR
- a CDS encoding MFS transporter, giving the protein MGLLSAPDGVDKREYWGFSLFDWANSGYVTTVGTVLFAPYLTSVAETAACGYAGTTDRPCNTNLHVLGLAISPGSLAFYVVTVATLFSALFLPVVGAIADRMARKKLLMCGLAWVGALAACCMVFVGGGRWALGALLLFIGNLCLGAALVVYDSILIDIAPPDQRDAVSSRAWAFGYAGGFILLAINLAVVTAHDALGMSQGTAVRLSLLSAGIWWGLFTIIPFVRLRDRPPVSVEPVRSRGLVRQSFGQLAATLKHIRTYPMTLLFLVAYLFFDDGIQTVISVSSTYGEKQLGFQTQVLIATILMVQFVAFFGAIVFGRVAQRYGAHRTITGGLVIWMLIVIAGFLLPAGKIGPFLAMGFAIGIVLGGTQALSRSAFSQLIPKGREAEYFSLYQAGERGTSWLGTLVFGLVHQITGSYRPAIVALGIFFVIGLALLTRVDMRRGITDAGNRQPTVV
- a CDS encoding glycerophosphodiester phosphodiesterase, which gives rise to MYPYLDHDGPIAMAHRGGADHPELVGYENSLRAFQHAVDLGYRYLETDLHATSDGVVIAFHDHKLDRVTDRTGIVAELPWSEVCKARINGHEPIPRLDELLEHFPEVRFNLDVKAAGGLEPSARVLRSANAIDRVCVSSFSQARVNRMRKLLGPELCTGYGEYEIALIRFLPFGVPAAGACLQIPERYGSLKVLTPGLIERAHARGKQIHVWTVDDPDEIGRMLDAGVDGIITDRTDVLRDVLIQRGQWH